One stretch of Cedecea neteri DNA includes these proteins:
- a CDS encoding EAL domain-containing protein, translating to MEKSAEFIVNRVMKNNFSMAFESLLQPIFDTSSFKCVGTEMLIRGVHRRALVAPDLFIHRLEDNGGIVSLGEHIIATAFSYMKDVIMPHNSSYLMHLNLSPVQLNDVGFAGRVIALAVQRSVPVQRIVFEITDNHLPLDDAGRENAVRLREAGFLLAWDDIHSVEQLQDRLAQVDTNFIKLDRSCFKATCSEETLRIVRRAQESEVDVIAEGVETFSQMQMLFNNNVRMAQGYLFSRPLDRDSFRHKHLLTPET from the coding sequence ATGGAGAAAAGCGCTGAGTTCATCGTTAATCGCGTGATGAAGAATAACTTCAGCATGGCTTTTGAGTCGTTGCTACAGCCTATTTTCGACACATCAAGTTTTAAGTGTGTCGGAACCGAAATGCTCATCCGGGGCGTGCATCGCCGGGCCCTTGTCGCCCCGGATCTGTTTATTCACCGTCTGGAAGACAACGGCGGCATCGTTTCTTTGGGTGAGCATATTATCGCCACGGCTTTTAGCTACATGAAAGACGTCATCATGCCGCATAACAGCAGCTATTTAATGCACCTTAATCTTTCACCCGTGCAGTTGAATGACGTCGGTTTCGCCGGACGGGTTATTGCCCTCGCAGTGCAGCGCTCTGTGCCCGTGCAGCGCATCGTGTTTGAGATAACGGATAACCATCTTCCGTTAGATGACGCCGGGCGTGAAAATGCCGTTCGCCTTCGCGAGGCTGGCTTCTTGCTGGCGTGGGATGATATTCACAGCGTTGAGCAGCTGCAGGACAGGCTGGCCCAGGTGGATACGAACTTCATTAAGCTCGACCGCTCCTGTTTCAAGGCGACGTGCAGTGAGGAAACGCTGCGTATTGTCAGACGTGCGCAGGAGAGTGAAGTGGATGTTATTGCCGAAGGGGTGGAAACCTTTTCGCAGATGCAAATGCTGTTCAATAACAATGTCAGAATGGCACAAGGCTATCTTTTCTCGCGCCCCCTCGATCGGGACAGTTTTCGCCATAAGCATTTGCTGACGCCGGAAACCTGA
- the tonB gene encoding TonB system transport protein TonB, translating into MTLDLPRRFPWPTLLSVGIHGAVVAGLLYTSVHQVIESPAPSQPISVTMVAPADLEPAVVPPPPQPVAEPEPEPEPEPIPEPPKEAPVVIHKPEPKPKPKPKPVKKVEQPKREVKPVETRAASPFENNAPAQPSPTPAAKPAPAAPAPSVNTGPRVLSRDRPQYPARAFALRMDGNVRVKFDVDADGRVNNVEILSAQPANMFEREVKQAMKKWRYESGKPGQGITVNIKFRISGGASVD; encoded by the coding sequence ATGACCCTTGATTTACCTCGCCGCTTTCCGTGGCCGACTCTTCTCTCCGTCGGGATTCATGGTGCCGTTGTGGCCGGGTTGCTCTACACCTCGGTACATCAGGTTATTGAGTCCCCAGCGCCTTCGCAGCCCATCAGCGTCACGATGGTCGCTCCGGCTGACCTTGAGCCTGCGGTTGTTCCGCCCCCGCCACAGCCGGTAGCGGAACCCGAGCCTGAACCTGAGCCAGAACCGATTCCTGAGCCGCCGAAAGAAGCCCCGGTGGTCATCCACAAGCCGGAGCCTAAACCCAAGCCGAAGCCTAAACCGGTGAAAAAAGTCGAGCAGCCGAAGCGTGAAGTTAAGCCGGTTGAAACTCGGGCGGCTTCTCCGTTTGAAAACAACGCTCCGGCACAGCCATCGCCAACCCCGGCGGCAAAACCGGCGCCAGCAGCACCGGCACCGTCGGTGAATACCGGGCCACGTGTGCTCAGCCGCGACAGGCCACAGTACCCGGCGCGTGCCTTTGCGCTGCGTATGGATGGCAACGTACGCGTGAAGTTTGACGTGGATGCTGATGGCCGCGTGAACAACGTGGAGATCCTTTCCGCTCAGCCTGCGAATATGTTCGAACGTGAGGTTAAGCAGGCGATGAAAAAATGGCGCTACGAAAGCGGTAAGCCTGGGCAGGGCATTACCGTCAACATCAAGTTCCGCATTAGCGGCGGTGCAAGCGTGGATTAA
- a CDS encoding ShlB/FhaC/HecB family hemolysin secretion/activation protein, with protein MRHYHKAVLLYALSYYPLSYAAPLTPADRDTVLQQQQDLLLQNQQQREEIQRSLKPRLASPAAGPEQGPCFTIRQIIIDNATLLSVRDQNRLITPYINQCLGMAKINNLTRDISDWYISRGYITSRAFLTEQDLSGGTLHIAVLEGKLQAIHIEGASSRQLKMAFPGLEGKILNLRDIEQGMEQINRLRATPVQIEILPGEKAGESIVNLTATPEFPLSAALGFDNSGQKSTGTGQLTGSLTANNPVGLADKWFVSGGRSSDFANDYDAQSFQAGVSVPWGYSLVDYSYSWSDYLTTLNNKGYLWRSTGRAETHRLNLSHVLYRNGDLKTAATIGLTHRLSRNYLNDAPLLSSSRKLTSLQFGLNHTQKIGGGVATFNPSFSHGVPWFGAENDNDKRDDAPRAGFKKWSLSGSFQRPLTQKIWWLTSVYGQWSPDRLYGSERLTIGGESSVRGFKEQYLSGDNGGYLRNELSYSLFSLPYLGEVSLNAAVDGGWLRNDNDDRQASGTLWGASGGITVVGRYYSSQFTVGSPIHYPGDLAPDHLVIYYRLGLAI; from the coding sequence ATGCGCCACTACCATAAAGCCGTTCTTTTGTACGCGCTATCTTATTATCCTTTGAGCTATGCCGCACCGCTAACGCCTGCCGACAGGGATACGGTTCTCCAACAGCAGCAGGATTTATTGCTGCAAAATCAGCAGCAGCGTGAAGAGATCCAGCGAAGCCTCAAGCCCCGACTGGCAAGCCCAGCAGCGGGGCCAGAGCAGGGACCCTGTTTTACAATCCGCCAAATCATTATTGATAACGCCACGCTGCTTTCCGTGCGTGACCAGAACAGATTAATCACTCCCTATATTAATCAATGCCTCGGCATGGCGAAGATCAATAATCTTACGCGTGATATTTCTGACTGGTATATCAGCCGCGGATATATTACCAGCCGCGCATTTCTGACCGAGCAGGATTTGTCCGGAGGCACGCTGCATATTGCCGTGCTGGAAGGGAAGCTACAGGCCATTCACATAGAAGGGGCTTCTTCGCGTCAGCTTAAAATGGCTTTTCCTGGGCTTGAAGGAAAAATACTCAACCTGCGCGATATTGAACAGGGCATGGAACAAATTAACCGGCTGCGGGCCACGCCGGTACAAATTGAAATATTGCCTGGCGAGAAAGCGGGTGAGTCGATTGTTAATCTCACCGCAACCCCGGAATTCCCGCTATCGGCCGCGCTGGGATTTGATAATAGCGGGCAAAAAAGTACCGGCACCGGGCAGCTTACCGGCTCGCTGACCGCCAATAACCCGGTAGGGCTGGCCGATAAATGGTTTGTCAGCGGCGGGCGAAGCAGTGACTTTGCCAATGACTACGACGCGCAAAGTTTTCAGGCCGGAGTCAGCGTGCCCTGGGGCTATAGCCTGGTCGATTACAGCTACAGCTGGAGCGACTACCTCACCACCCTCAACAACAAAGGCTATCTGTGGCGTTCCACAGGGAGAGCCGAAACGCATCGCCTGAATCTCTCGCACGTGCTTTACCGAAACGGCGATCTGAAAACCGCCGCCACCATAGGCCTGACTCACCGCCTCAGCCGTAACTACCTCAATGACGCGCCGCTGCTCAGCAGCAGCCGCAAGCTCACCAGCCTGCAGTTCGGCCTTAACCATACGCAGAAAATTGGCGGCGGCGTGGCGACCTTTAACCCGTCATTCAGTCACGGCGTGCCGTGGTTCGGTGCCGAAAACGATAATGACAAACGTGATGATGCGCCAAGAGCCGGGTTCAAAAAATGGAGCCTGAGCGGCAGCTTCCAGCGCCCGCTGACGCAAAAAATCTGGTGGCTAACCAGCGTTTATGGGCAGTGGTCACCGGACCGACTTTACGGCAGTGAACGCTTAACGATAGGCGGTGAAAGCTCCGTTCGCGGCTTTAAAGAGCAATACCTTTCCGGCGACAACGGCGGGTATCTTCGCAACGAGCTGAGCTACTCCTTGTTCAGCCTCCCTTATCTGGGCGAAGTCAGCCTGAACGCAGCAGTGGACGGCGGCTGGCTGCGCAATGACAACGACGATCGGCAGGCCTCCGGGACATTGTGGGGCGCCTCGGGCGGCATCACCGTGGTCGGGCGCTACTACTCCAGCCAGTTCACGGTTGGCTCGCCAATTCACTACCCGGGCGATCTGGCCCCGGATCATCTCGTGATTTATTACCGCCTGGGCCTGGCAATTTAA
- a CDS encoding YciI family protein, giving the protein MLYVIYAEDIADSLEKRLSVRPAHLARLQLLRDEGRLLTAGPMPAVDSNDPGAAGFTGSTVIAEFASLEEAKAWADADPYVAAGVYAHVAVKPFKKVF; this is encoded by the coding sequence GTGTTGTACGTCATTTATGCTGAAGATATTGCCGACTCGCTGGAAAAACGTCTGTCGGTCCGCCCTGCTCACCTTGCCCGTCTCCAGCTGCTGCGCGATGAAGGCCGCTTGCTCACCGCAGGCCCGATGCCAGCCGTCGACAGCAACGACCCTGGCGCGGCAGGTTTCACAGGGTCAACGGTGATTGCCGAGTTTGCCTCCCTTGAAGAGGCAAAGGCCTGGGCTGACGCCGACCCGTATGTCGCCGCAGGCGTGTACGCTCATGTTGCAGTGAAGCCTTTCAAGAAAGTGTTCTGA